In a single window of the Xylanimonas protaetiae genome:
- a CDS encoding MarR family winged helix-turn-helix transcriptional regulator: MAEQHPTSDRRAAATWEALFRTQAELLRRLQEDPIWHEVSLREYDVLFVLTQAGGALRLRDLTGRLFLVQSSVSRLVERMESRGLLTRSTPSDDARGTLVTLTAEGRRLQHDVGARHQEAIGRFVGGALDDDEQRALRGLLERLRSAQAGIAAPDRS, encoded by the coding sequence GTGGCCGAGCAGCACCCGACGTCGGACCGCCGCGCGGCCGCCACGTGGGAGGCGCTCTTCCGCACGCAGGCCGAGCTGCTGCGCCGCCTCCAGGAGGACCCGATCTGGCACGAGGTGTCGCTGCGCGAGTACGACGTGCTGTTCGTCCTCACACAGGCGGGCGGCGCCCTGCGCCTGCGTGACCTCACGGGCCGCCTGTTCCTGGTCCAGTCGTCCGTGTCCCGCCTCGTGGAGCGCATGGAGTCGCGCGGCCTGCTGACGCGCTCCACGCCGTCGGACGACGCGCGCGGCACGCTCGTGACGCTGACCGCGGAAGGGCGCCGGCTCCAGCACGACGTCGGCGCCCGGCACCAGGAGGCCATCGGCCGGTTCGTCGGGGGCGCGCTCGACGACGACGAGCAGCGCGCCCTGCGCGGCCTGCTGGAGCGGCTGCGCTCGGCGCAGGCTGGCATCGCGGCCCCCGACAGGTCCTGA
- a CDS encoding DUF4307 domain-containing protein: MSDVVPPTPPVDRYGRRSAGLSRGARVAIGVALAVAVALTAWLALAQYQRSPVTADVVSFRVTSAEEIEIDFQVSMPPGTTAVCTVGALSPSFAQVGSLQVPVGPSTKATARYTVTVRTTQKADAAVIDRCISG; this comes from the coding sequence ATGAGCGACGTCGTCCCGCCCACGCCACCCGTGGACCGCTACGGGCGCCGGTCCGCCGGCCTGTCCCGTGGGGCCCGGGTCGCGATCGGCGTCGCGCTGGCGGTCGCCGTCGCCCTCACCGCCTGGCTCGCCCTGGCCCAGTACCAGCGCTCTCCCGTGACCGCCGACGTCGTCTCGTTCCGGGTCACGAGCGCCGAGGAGATCGAGATCGACTTCCAGGTGTCGATGCCCCCGGGGACGACGGCGGTGTGCACCGTGGGCGCCCTGTCCCCGAGCTTCGCCCAGGTGGGGTCGTTGCAGGTCCCGGTGGGTCCGAGCACGAAGGCGACCGCGCGCTACACCGTGACCGTGCGGACCACGCAGAAGGCGGACGCGGCGGTCATCGACAGGTGCATTTCCGGCTGA
- a CDS encoding MMPL family transporter, with amino-acid sequence MSAVPRWITHRLAKWLIVAAWVAAAALLSPLAGTLTQHQSNDSKAWLPTNAESTEVLDRTQALGEEDVATAVVGYVRDAGVTPVDLAKATADVAAFAALAGVDGDVMGPFLSQDGKAVQVIVPYTMGDAGWDAAPGFVDEVRAIAQDGADGLRVGITGPAGMAADSATAFSGIESTLLYAAMGVVVVILLLTYRSPVLWVLPLVSAGVSLVVAQAVIAVLAREGVLEVNAQSQGILTVLVFGAGTDYALLLVARYREELRRHADRHEAMAVALHRAAPAIIASGATVALGMLCLVLAQLASTSGLGPVAAIGVVVAVAVMLTLLPALLVVCGRWVFWPRVPALGAPEPTAHGIWARLGARISKAPRRTWVTTSLVLAAMSVGVVQLSATGLTAEQSFRGEQPSIVAGKELAAHFPAGAGQPVVVVADADAIGAVTTALAGVTGLDPASITDPVVSGADAVVEATLLDAPDSEAAEATVDRARDAVHAIEGADAQVGGATATTVDTLAAASADNRVVMPAILVTVLVVLALLLRSLVAPLLLMGTVVLSFGAALGVSALVFRHVLDFAGADPSMPLFSFVFLVALGIDYNIFLMTRVREESLLHGTRQGAVRGLAATGGVITSAGLVLAGTFAALATLPVVSFAEIGFTVAFGVLLDTIVVRSVLVTALTLDVGDTMWWPLHLVLKPAPRLTSEFVSVSSTE; translated from the coding sequence ATGTCCGCTGTGCCCCGCTGGATCACGCACCGCCTCGCCAAGTGGCTGATCGTCGCCGCGTGGGTCGCCGCCGCGGCGCTCCTGAGCCCGCTCGCGGGCACGCTCACCCAGCACCAGTCCAACGACTCCAAGGCCTGGCTGCCCACGAACGCCGAGTCCACGGAGGTGCTGGACCGCACGCAGGCGCTCGGCGAGGAGGACGTCGCGACCGCCGTCGTCGGCTATGTGCGCGACGCGGGCGTCACACCCGTCGACCTGGCGAAGGCCACCGCGGACGTCGCGGCGTTCGCGGCGCTCGCCGGCGTCGACGGCGACGTGATGGGCCCGTTCCTGTCGCAGGACGGCAAGGCGGTCCAGGTCATCGTCCCGTACACGATGGGCGACGCGGGCTGGGACGCCGCGCCCGGGTTCGTCGACGAGGTCCGGGCGATCGCGCAGGACGGCGCCGACGGGCTCCGTGTCGGCATCACGGGCCCCGCGGGGATGGCGGCGGACTCCGCGACGGCCTTCTCCGGCATCGAGTCGACGCTGCTGTACGCGGCCATGGGCGTCGTCGTCGTCATCCTGCTGCTGACGTACCGCAGCCCCGTGCTGTGGGTGCTGCCGCTCGTCTCGGCGGGCGTCTCGCTCGTGGTGGCGCAGGCCGTCATCGCGGTGCTCGCCCGGGAGGGCGTCCTCGAGGTGAACGCGCAGTCGCAGGGCATCCTCACGGTGCTCGTGTTCGGCGCGGGCACCGACTACGCGCTGCTGCTCGTGGCGCGGTACCGCGAGGAGCTGCGACGGCACGCCGACCGGCACGAGGCCATGGCCGTCGCGCTGCACCGGGCCGCGCCCGCGATCATCGCGTCCGGCGCGACCGTGGCCCTCGGCATGCTGTGCCTTGTGCTCGCCCAGCTCGCGTCGACGTCCGGGCTGGGGCCGGTGGCCGCGATCGGCGTCGTCGTGGCCGTCGCCGTCATGCTCACGCTGCTGCCGGCGCTGCTCGTGGTGTGCGGGCGGTGGGTGTTCTGGCCGCGCGTGCCCGCCCTGGGCGCGCCGGAGCCGACCGCGCACGGCATCTGGGCGCGCCTGGGCGCCCGCATCAGCAAGGCGCCGCGCCGCACCTGGGTGACGACGTCGCTCGTGCTCGCGGCGATGTCGGTCGGCGTCGTGCAGCTCTCCGCGACGGGCCTGACCGCCGAGCAGTCGTTCCGCGGCGAGCAGCCGTCGATCGTCGCCGGCAAGGAGCTCGCCGCGCACTTCCCCGCGGGGGCGGGGCAGCCGGTCGTCGTGGTCGCGGACGCCGACGCCATCGGCGCGGTGACCACGGCGCTGGCCGGCGTCACCGGGCTCGACCCGGCCTCGATCACCGACCCCGTCGTCTCCGGCGCGGACGCCGTCGTGGAGGCCACGCTGCTCGACGCGCCCGACTCCGAGGCCGCCGAGGCGACCGTCGACCGGGCGCGCGACGCCGTCCACGCCATCGAGGGCGCGGACGCCCAGGTGGGCGGCGCGACCGCCACCACGGTCGACACCCTGGCCGCCGCGAGCGCCGACAACCGCGTCGTCATGCCCGCGATCCTCGTCACCGTGCTCGTGGTCCTGGCCCTGCTGCTGCGCTCCCTCGTCGCGCCGCTGCTGCTCATGGGCACCGTGGTCCTGTCCTTCGGGGCCGCGCTCGGCGTCAGCGCCCTGGTGTTCCGGCACGTGCTCGACTTCGCCGGGGCCGACCCGTCCATGCCGCTGTTCTCGTTCGTGTTCCTCGTGGCGCTCGGCATCGACTACAACATCTTCCTCATGACCCGCGTGCGGGAGGAGTCGCTGCTCCACGGCACCCGGCAGGGCGCGGTGCGCGGGCTCGCGGCCACGGGCGGCGTCATCACGTCGGCCGGCCTGGTGCTCGCGGGCACCTTCGCGGCCCTGGCGACCCTGCCCGTCGTGAGCTTCGCCGAGATCGGGTTCACCGTCGCGTTCGGCGTCCTGCTCGACACGATCGTCGTGCGGTCCGTGCTGGTCACGGCCCTGACGCTCGATGTCGGGGACACGATGTGGTGGCCGCTGCACCTCGTGCTCAAGCCCGCTCCGCGGCTCACGAGCGAGTTCGTCT
- a CDS encoding cystathionine gamma-synthase produces the protein MTTHDWTQAGFSTRTIHAGQDPDPTTGAVVPPVYLTSTYKQDGVGGLRGGYEYSRSANPTRTALETALASAEGGTHGFAFASGLAAEDTLLRAVLRPGDHVILPDDAYGGSYRLIARVFGAWGVEHTAVDLTDLDAVAAAVRPGITQVVWVETPTNPLLGISDVVALAGVAHDAGALLVVDNTFATPYLQTPLALGADVVVHSTTKYVGGHSDVVGGALVVGGAALPGGRTAPDGTGDVAGALRFHQNASGAVADPFAAWLTLRGLKTLAVRMDRHQANALAVATFLEAHPRVTRVLYPGLPSHPGHELAARQMRGFGGMLSFQVGSEQAALDVVARAQVFTLAESLGGVESLIEHPGRMTHASVAGSSLEVPADLVRVSVGIEDVDDLVADLANALEGTA, from the coding sequence GTGACCACGCACGACTGGACCCAGGCCGGCTTCTCGACCCGCACGATCCACGCCGGCCAGGACCCGGACCCCACCACCGGCGCGGTCGTCCCGCCGGTGTACCTGACGAGCACGTACAAGCAGGACGGCGTCGGCGGCCTGCGCGGCGGGTACGAGTACTCGCGCTCCGCGAACCCCACCCGCACCGCGCTGGAGACGGCGCTCGCGAGCGCCGAGGGCGGCACGCACGGCTTCGCGTTCGCGTCCGGCCTGGCCGCCGAGGACACGCTGCTGCGCGCGGTGCTGCGCCCCGGCGACCACGTGATCCTCCCCGACGACGCCTACGGCGGCTCGTACCGGCTCATCGCCCGCGTCTTCGGGGCGTGGGGCGTCGAGCACACCGCCGTCGACCTCACCGACCTCGACGCCGTCGCCGCCGCCGTGCGCCCCGGGATCACGCAGGTCGTGTGGGTCGAGACGCCCACCAACCCGCTGCTCGGCATCAGCGACGTCGTGGCGCTCGCGGGCGTCGCGCACGACGCGGGGGCCCTGCTCGTCGTCGACAACACGTTCGCGACGCCGTACCTGCAGACGCCGCTCGCGCTCGGCGCCGACGTCGTCGTGCACTCGACCACCAAGTACGTGGGCGGGCACAGCGACGTCGTCGGCGGGGCGCTCGTGGTCGGCGGCGCGGCGCTGCCCGGCGGGCGCACCGCGCCCGACGGCACGGGCGACGTCGCGGGCGCCCTGCGGTTCCACCAGAACGCGTCGGGCGCCGTCGCCGACCCGTTCGCCGCCTGGCTGACGCTGCGCGGGCTGAAGACCCTCGCGGTGCGCATGGACCGGCACCAGGCCAACGCGCTCGCCGTCGCGACCTTCCTCGAGGCGCACCCGCGCGTGACGCGCGTGCTCTACCCGGGCCTGCCGTCGCACCCCGGGCACGAGCTCGCGGCGCGCCAGATGCGCGGCTTCGGCGGCATGCTGTCGTTCCAGGTGGGCAGTGAGCAGGCGGCGCTCGACGTCGTCGCGCGGGCCCAGGTGTTCACCCTCGCCGAGTCGCTCGGCGGCGTGGAGTCGCTCATCGAGCATCCTGGGCGCATGACGCACGCCTCGGTCGCCGGATCCTCCCTCGAGGTGCCCGCGGACCTGGTCCGCGTCTCCGTAGGCATCGAGGACGTCGACGACCTGGTCGCCGACCTCGCGAACGCGCTGGAGGGCACTGCATGA
- a CDS encoding YdeI/OmpD-associated family protein — MASSPPPTDVLLLPDAAAWRAWLDAHEGDDDGVWLVLARKNRPAPTALTYDLALDEALCSGWIDGQGRGRDADTSLQRFTPRRARSIWSARNVGIVARLTEEGRMRPRGQAEIDRAKADGRWDRAYAGSKDIAVPDDLAAALAASPLAAANFELLTAQNRFAILFRLTHARRPETRARNVERFVGMLERAETVYPQRRALTPPPTVEP, encoded by the coding sequence ATGGCCTCCAGCCCGCCGCCCACCGACGTGCTCCTCCTGCCCGACGCCGCCGCGTGGCGCGCCTGGCTCGACGCGCACGAGGGCGACGACGACGGCGTCTGGCTCGTGCTCGCCCGCAAGAACCGGCCGGCCCCCACGGCCCTCACCTACGACCTCGCCCTCGACGAGGCCCTGTGCTCCGGGTGGATCGACGGGCAGGGGCGTGGCCGCGACGCCGACACGTCGCTGCAGCGGTTCACCCCGCGCCGGGCCCGCAGCATCTGGTCGGCCCGCAACGTCGGCATCGTCGCGAGGCTGACCGAGGAGGGCCGCATGCGCCCGCGCGGCCAGGCCGAGATCGACCGCGCCAAGGCCGACGGCCGCTGGGACCGCGCCTACGCGGGCAGCAAGGACATCGCGGTGCCCGACGACCTGGCGGCCGCGCTCGCGGCGAGCCCGCTCGCGGCCGCCAACTTCGAGCTCCTCACCGCCCAGAACCGGTTCGCGATCCTGTTCCGCCTCACGCACGCCAGGCGGCCCGAGACCCGCGCGCGCAACGTCGAGCGGTTCGTGGGCATGCTCGAGCGTGCCGAGACCGTCTACCCGCAGCGACGTGCGCTGACGCCGCCCCCTACTGTGGAGCCGTGA
- a CDS encoding AI-2E family transporter — protein sequence MTDERLTDGAQSVPPSIRAAAAWSWRLLLIAAAVASVMWVLGQLKTIIVPVAVALLLTVLLRPFRDGLERWFRLPRGLATAASVVGLVAFVAALVSLAGRQIVAGFTELADQAVAGFDEVREWLAQGPLHIDTQQLNSYWEQFTSSLTSGGPNGILSGALGAATTVGHVLVGALIALFCLIFFLVDGRTIWTWLVNLLPVNARERVHQAGRRGLVTLSAYVRTQILVALVDAAGIGIGAAFFVPKLALPLGVLVFVGSFVPIVGAIVTGAIACVVVLVSQGWVAALIMLAIVLLVQQIEGHVLQPFLMGHAVSLHPVAVVLVVAAGSLAAGIIGALFAVPLAAVLNTVILYLHGTDKFPALGTDDHVPLLRRPILPTIALTGRAAGLRRARGEASAVADDAADVGGVPPAVPEAGHDGGAR from the coding sequence ATGACCGACGAGCGACTCACCGACGGGGCGCAGTCCGTGCCGCCGTCCATCCGGGCCGCCGCCGCGTGGTCGTGGCGGCTGCTGCTCATCGCCGCGGCCGTCGCGAGCGTGATGTGGGTGCTGGGACAGCTCAAGACGATCATCGTGCCCGTCGCGGTCGCGCTGCTGCTCACCGTGCTGCTGCGGCCGTTCCGCGACGGCCTCGAGCGCTGGTTCCGCCTCCCGCGCGGGCTCGCGACGGCGGCGTCCGTCGTCGGGCTCGTCGCGTTCGTCGCGGCGCTCGTCTCGCTGGCCGGGCGGCAGATCGTCGCGGGCTTCACCGAGCTGGCCGACCAGGCCGTCGCGGGCTTCGACGAGGTGCGCGAGTGGCTCGCCCAGGGGCCGCTGCACATCGACACGCAACAGCTCAACTCGTACTGGGAGCAGTTCACGAGCTCGCTGACGAGCGGCGGGCCGAACGGCATCCTCTCGGGCGCGCTGGGCGCGGCGACGACGGTGGGGCACGTGCTCGTCGGGGCGCTCATCGCCCTGTTCTGCCTCATCTTCTTCCTCGTCGACGGGCGGACCATCTGGACGTGGCTCGTCAACCTGCTGCCGGTCAACGCGCGCGAGCGCGTGCACCAGGCGGGACGCCGCGGCCTGGTCACCCTCTCGGCGTACGTGCGCACGCAGATCCTCGTGGCCCTCGTCGACGCGGCCGGCATCGGCATCGGTGCCGCGTTCTTCGTGCCGAAGCTCGCGCTGCCGCTCGGCGTGCTGGTGTTCGTGGGCTCGTTCGTGCCGATCGTCGGCGCGATCGTCACGGGGGCGATCGCGTGCGTCGTCGTGCTCGTGTCCCAGGGATGGGTCGCCGCGCTGATCATGCTCGCGATCGTGCTGCTCGTGCAGCAGATCGAGGGGCACGTGCTCCAGCCGTTCCTCATGGGGCACGCCGTGTCGCTGCACCCGGTGGCCGTGGTGCTCGTGGTGGCGGCGGGCTCGCTCGCCGCGGGCATCATCGGCGCGCTCTTCGCGGTGCCGCTCGCGGCCGTGCTCAACACGGTGATCCTGTACCTGCACGGCACGGACAAGTTCCCGGCGCTCGGCACGGACGACCACGTGCCGCTGCTGCGGCGCCCCATCCTGCCCACGATCGCCCTGACCGGCCGCGCCGCCGGCCTGCGCCGCGCGCGCGGCGAGGCCTCCGCCGTCGCCGACGACGCCGCGGACGTGGGCGGCGTCCCGCCCGCAGTGCCGGAGGCCGGGCACGACGGCGGTGCGCGATGA
- a CDS encoding isoprenyl transferase: MRLPHTLYRLYERRLLAAGLTPDRLPRHVGVILDGNRRWAKSFGETAATGHRRGADKITEFLGWAEDLGIEVVTLWMLSTDNLARSAGELDDLLDIIEDAVRGLADSRRWRVRVVGRLDLLPERLAVALRQAADQTVGVRGLQVNVAIGYGGRHEIADAVRSWLREQDEAGATIAELAERIDVDDIAGHLYTAGQPDPELVIRTSGEQRIGGFLMWQSAHSELYFCEAYWPDFRRVDFLRALRDFTRRERRLGR, translated from the coding sequence GTGCGCCTGCCCCACACGCTCTACCGCCTGTACGAGCGTCGCCTCCTCGCCGCCGGGCTCACCCCCGACCGCCTGCCTCGGCACGTCGGCGTCATCCTCGACGGCAACCGTCGCTGGGCGAAGTCGTTCGGCGAGACGGCGGCCACCGGGCACCGGCGCGGGGCCGACAAGATCACCGAGTTCCTCGGCTGGGCCGAGGACCTCGGCATCGAGGTCGTCACCCTGTGGATGCTCTCCACCGACAACCTCGCCCGCTCGGCCGGCGAGCTCGACGACCTGCTCGACATCATCGAGGACGCCGTGCGCGGCCTCGCCGACTCCCGGCGCTGGCGCGTGCGCGTCGTCGGGCGCCTGGACCTGCTGCCCGAGCGGCTCGCCGTCGCGCTGCGCCAGGCCGCCGACCAGACCGTCGGCGTCCGCGGGCTGCAGGTCAACGTGGCCATCGGGTACGGCGGCCGCCACGAGATCGCCGACGCCGTCCGGTCCTGGCTGCGCGAGCAGGACGAGGCCGGCGCGACGATCGCCGAGCTCGCCGAGCGCATCGACGTCGACGACATCGCTGGCCACCTCTACACGGCCGGGCAGCCCGACCCCGAGCTCGTCATCCGCACGAGCGGCGAGCAGCGCATCGGCGGGTTCCTCATGTGGCAGTCGGCGCACTCCGAGCTGTACTTCTGCGAGGCCTACTGGCCCGACTTCCGCCGCGTGGACTTCCTGCGCGCGCTGCGCGACTTCACGCGCCGCGAGCGCCGGCTCGGTCGCTGA
- the greA gene encoding transcription elongation factor GreA: MSDTTVTWLTQEAHDQLKAELERLSGPARAEIVSRIAAARDEGDLKENGGYHAAREEQAKNEARILELTAKLRTVRVGTPPDDGMVEPGMLVDVLLAGEPMTFLLGSREIAGTTDVDVYSPTSPLGAAIDGHSIGDTVSYTAPNGKVFTVEITGAKPYQG; the protein is encoded by the coding sequence GTGAGCGACACCACGGTCACCTGGCTCACCCAGGAGGCTCACGACCAGCTGAAGGCTGAGCTTGAGCGCCTCTCCGGGCCCGCCCGCGCCGAGATCGTCTCGCGCATCGCTGCTGCCCGCGACGAGGGCGACCTCAAGGAGAACGGCGGCTACCACGCGGCCCGTGAGGAGCAGGCCAAGAACGAGGCGCGCATCCTGGAGCTCACGGCCAAGCTGCGCACCGTCCGGGTCGGCACCCCGCCGGACGACGGCATGGTCGAGCCGGGCATGCTGGTCGACGTCCTGCTCGCCGGCGAGCCGATGACGTTCCTCCTGGGCTCGCGCGAGATCGCGGGCACCACCGACGTCGACGTCTACTCCCCCACCTCGCCCCTCGGCGCGGCCATCGACGGCCACTCCATCGGCGACACGGTGAGCTACACCGCGCCCAACGGCAAGGTGTTCACCGTCGAGATCACGGGGGCCAAGCCCTACCAGGGCTGA
- a CDS encoding carbon-nitrogen hydrolase family protein has product MAATDPGAVRVAIAQVEVAADHAANRDAVARVVREAAGAGADLVVLPEYASGYEPRGVGAEHAEPLDGPFVTLLRGLAREHGLAVVAGTVLPGATPERGSNAVVAVGADGELAGTYRKVHLYDAFGARESDRLEAGAADAEPLVLVVRGMPFGVLTCYDLRFPESARRVVDAGAHVLLYPAAWAAGPLKADHWRTLLRARALENTVVVVGVGMAGRTVTGRSLVAGPDGVVALELDEAPQVAVTTLDPAAIAAARATNPSLENRRYRVTPA; this is encoded by the coding sequence GTGGCGGCGACTGACCCGGGCGCCGTCCGGGTCGCGATCGCACAGGTCGAGGTCGCCGCGGACCATGCGGCCAACCGCGACGCCGTCGCGCGCGTGGTGCGGGAGGCCGCCGGGGCGGGCGCCGACCTCGTCGTGCTGCCCGAGTACGCGTCGGGGTACGAGCCCCGCGGCGTCGGGGCCGAGCACGCCGAACCGCTCGACGGGCCGTTCGTCACGCTGCTGCGCGGCCTGGCCCGGGAGCACGGGCTCGCGGTCGTCGCGGGGACGGTCCTGCCGGGCGCGACGCCCGAGCGCGGGTCCAACGCCGTCGTGGCCGTCGGCGCCGACGGCGAGCTCGCCGGGACGTACCGCAAGGTGCACCTGTACGACGCGTTCGGCGCGCGCGAGTCGGACCGGCTCGAGGCGGGTGCGGCGGACGCCGAGCCGCTCGTCCTCGTCGTGCGGGGGATGCCGTTCGGCGTCCTGACCTGCTACGACCTGCGGTTCCCGGAGTCGGCGCGCCGTGTCGTCGACGCGGGCGCGCACGTGCTGCTCTACCCGGCCGCGTGGGCCGCCGGCCCGCTCAAGGCCGACCACTGGCGCACGCTGCTGCGCGCCCGCGCGCTCGAGAACACCGTCGTCGTGGTGGGCGTCGGCATGGCGGGGCGCACCGTGACGGGCCGCTCGCTCGTGGCGGGCCCGGACGGCGTCGTCGCGCTCGAGCTGGACGAGGCGCCGCAGGTCGCGGTGACGACGCTCGACCCGGCCGCGATCGCCGCGGCGCGCGCGACGAACCCGTCCCTGGAGAACCGCCGCTACCGCGTCACGCCGGCCTGA
- the ilvA gene encoding threonine ammonia-lyase has protein sequence MSAPSVTLADVRRAAALLEGVAVRTPVQPFRALAELAHAPVVLKLENLQRAGSFKVRGAYTRIARLTEAERAAGVVAASAGNHAQGVALAAQLLGIDAVVYMPVDAPLPKLAATRGYGADVRLVGTSVDESLVAAREEAARTGRVLIHPFDHADVVAGQGTVALEILEQVPDVGTIVVPLGGGGLVAGIATVLAEAAPHVRVVGVQAEIAAAYPQSIAAGHPVSRRLGPTMADGIAVGTPGVVPFEILERLGVEVRTVTEESLSRALLLVAERAKLVVEPSGAAGVAAVMDDPAGFPGTVVPLLTGGNVDPLLLMRVIQHGMVAAGRYLQLTIRVTDRPGSLARVVQTVADAGGNIIRVEHSHTDITLGVFDVMVALQIEAKGPEHCAQIAESLTAAGFEVRTPRA, from the coding sequence ATGAGCGCCCCGTCCGTCACGCTCGCCGACGTGCGGCGGGCCGCGGCGCTGCTCGAGGGCGTCGCCGTCCGCACGCCCGTCCAGCCGTTCCGCGCCCTGGCCGAGCTCGCGCACGCGCCCGTGGTGCTCAAGCTGGAGAACCTCCAGCGCGCCGGCTCGTTCAAGGTGCGCGGCGCGTACACGCGCATCGCCCGGCTCACCGAGGCCGAGCGCGCCGCGGGCGTCGTCGCCGCGTCCGCGGGGAACCACGCCCAGGGCGTCGCGCTCGCCGCGCAGCTGCTCGGCATCGACGCCGTCGTCTACATGCCCGTGGACGCCCCGCTGCCCAAGCTCGCCGCGACGCGCGGGTACGGGGCCGACGTGCGGCTGGTCGGCACGAGCGTCGACGAGTCCCTCGTCGCCGCGCGCGAGGAGGCGGCCCGCACGGGCCGCGTGCTCATCCACCCGTTCGACCACGCCGACGTCGTCGCCGGGCAGGGCACGGTCGCGCTCGAGATCCTCGAGCAGGTGCCCGACGTCGGCACCATCGTCGTGCCGCTGGGCGGCGGCGGGCTGGTGGCCGGCATCGCCACGGTGCTGGCCGAGGCCGCGCCGCACGTGCGCGTCGTCGGCGTCCAGGCCGAGATCGCGGCGGCCTACCCGCAGTCCATCGCCGCGGGCCACCCCGTGTCGCGCCGCCTCGGGCCGACGATGGCGGACGGCATCGCCGTCGGGACGCCCGGCGTCGTGCCGTTCGAGATCCTCGAGCGGCTCGGGGTCGAGGTGCGGACCGTCACCGAGGAGTCGCTCTCCCGGGCGCTGCTGCTGGTCGCCGAGCGGGCCAAGCTCGTCGTCGAGCCGTCGGGTGCGGCGGGCGTCGCCGCCGTCATGGACGACCCGGCGGGCTTCCCCGGCACGGTCGTGCCGCTGCTCACGGGCGGCAACGTCGACCCGCTGCTGCTCATGCGCGTGATCCAGCACGGCATGGTCGCGGCCGGTCGCTACCTGCAGCTGACGATCCGGGTGACCGACCGGCCCGGCTCGCTCGCCCGCGTGGTCCAGACCGTCGCGGACGCCGGCGGCAACATCATCCGCGTCGAGCACTCGCACACCGACATCACCCTCGGCGTCTTCGACGTCATGGTCGCCCTCCAGATCGAGGCGAAGGGGCCCGAGCACTGCGCGCAGATCGCCGAGAGCCTCACGGCCGCCGGGTTCGAGGTCCGCACGCCGCGGGCCTGA
- the mca gene encoding mycothiol conjugate amidase Mca encodes MAVHAHPDDESSKGAATMARYAAEGAEVLVVTCTGGERGDVLNPTFEVPAGHEFASIEGKRAVRRLEMADAAAALGVAQHWLGFTDSGLPEGDPLPPLPDDAFARVPVEQAAAPLVEAVRRFRPHVITTYDPSGGYPHPDHIYCHTVSMEAWEAAGDPHRYVVDGGAAPWTPLKLYYNHGFSLRRLRAVHEAMEGQGLESPFGDWIESRTAREIPERQVTTLVPVAGYFPARDAALTAHASQIDPEGFFFAVPRDIEADVWPWDEYELAASRVPPAVERGAVEDDLFAGIRGTEVAS; translated from the coding sequence ATGGCCGTGCACGCGCACCCCGACGACGAGTCGAGCAAGGGCGCGGCCACCATGGCCAGGTACGCCGCCGAGGGTGCCGAGGTGCTGGTGGTGACGTGCACGGGCGGCGAGCGGGGCGACGTGCTCAACCCGACGTTCGAGGTGCCCGCGGGCCACGAGTTCGCGTCGATCGAGGGCAAGCGCGCGGTGCGCCGGCTGGAGATGGCCGACGCCGCGGCGGCGCTCGGCGTCGCGCAGCACTGGCTCGGCTTCACCGACTCCGGCCTGCCGGAGGGCGACCCGCTGCCGCCGCTGCCGGACGACGCGTTCGCGCGCGTGCCGGTCGAGCAGGCCGCGGCGCCGCTGGTCGAGGCCGTGCGCCGGTTCCGCCCGCACGTCATCACCACGTACGACCCGTCGGGCGGCTACCCGCACCCCGACCACATCTACTGCCACACCGTGTCCATGGAGGCGTGGGAGGCCGCCGGCGACCCGCACCGCTACGTCGTCGACGGCGGTGCCGCCCCGTGGACTCCGCTCAAGCTCTACTACAACCACGGCTTCTCGCTGCGGCGGCTGCGCGCCGTCCACGAGGCCATGGAGGGCCAGGGGCTCGAGTCACCGTTCGGCGACTGGATCGAGTCGCGCACGGCGCGCGAGATCCCGGAGCGGCAGGTCACGACGCTCGTGCCGGTGGCCGGCTACTTCCCCGCGCGCGACGCCGCGCTCACCGCGCACGCCTCGCAGATCGACCCGGAGGGCTTCTTCTTCGCCGTGCCGCGCGACATCGAGGCCGACGTCTGGCCGTGGGACGAGTACGAGCTCGCCGCGAGCCGCGTGCCCCCGGCCGTCGAGCGCGGGGCCGTCGAGGACGACCTGTTCGCCGGCATCCGCGGGACGGAGGTGGCCTCGTGA